TCGACGACCTCGAACAGAACCAGTACGTCGTCACCACGCAGTACACCGTCCGCGCCGGCGCCACCGAGAAGCGGGCGGATCTCGTGCTGATCGTCAACGGCGTGCCGCTCGTCGTCATCGAGGCCAAGACGCCCGTGCGCGCGAGCCAGAGCTGGTTCGACGCCGCCACGCAGATCCACGACGACTACGAACGGAACGTGCCGGAGCTGTTCGTGCCCAACGTGGTGTCCATCGCCACCGAGGGCAAGGAGTTCCGCTACGGCTCCATCGGCCTGCCGCTGGACCTATGGGGCCCCTGGCGCATCGATGCCGACCACGACACGCCCGCGCTCACGCGCATCCGTGACGCCGTCGATTCGATGCTGCGTCCGCACGTCGTCCTGGACCTGCTGGCAAACTTCACGGCCTACGCCACGGACAAGAAGAAGCGGCGCATCAAGATCGTCGCGCGCCATCAGCAGTACGAGGCCACGAACCAGATCGTCGAGCGTGTGGTGGCCGGGCACCCGAAGAAGGGCCTCATCTGGCACTTCCAGGGCTCGGGCAAGTCGTTGCTGATGCTCTTCGCCGCACGGAAGCTCCGGCTCCACTCGGCGCTCAAGAACCCCACCGTCATCATCGTGGTTGATCGCATCGACCTCGACACGCAGATCTCCAGCACGTTTCACGCGGCCGACACGCCGAACCTCGTGAAAGGCGACAGCCGTGCCGAGCTGCAGCGGCTGCTCACGCAGGACAGCCGGAAGATCATCATCGCGACGATCTTCAAGTTCGCCGAGGCGGGTGGCGTACTGAACGAGCGCAGCAACATCATCGTGATGGTGGACGAGGCGCATCGTACGCAGGAAGGCGACCTCGGGCGCAAGATGCGCGAGGCACTGCCGAACGCGTTCCTGTTCGGCCTCACGGGCACGCCAATCAATCGTGCCGACCGCAACACGTTCTATGCATTCGGCGCGGAGGAAGACGCTGCCGGCTACATGAACCGGTACGGGTTCGAGGAGTCGATCCGAGACGGCGCCACCAAGCCGCTGCACTTCGAGCCACGCCTGCTGGAACTGCACATCGACAAGCCCGCCATCGACGAGGCATTCAAGGAGCTGACTGGCAGCCTGAGCGACCTCGATCGCGACCAGTTGGCGAAGGCCGCCGCGCGGATGGCCGTGCTCGTGAAGGCGCCCGAGCGGGTACAGCGCATCTGCGCCGACATCGCGAAGCACTTTCAGGAGAAGGTGGCACCGAACGGCTTTGGCGCGCAGGTGGTGACCTTCGACCGCGAGAGCTGCGTCGCCTACAAGAAGGCGCTCGACGAGTTCCTTCCGCCCGAGATCTCCGACATCGTCATGACCGTGAACAGCGGGGAGGACGATTACTCCCCCTGGCGCCGGGACCGGGACGCTGAGGAGAAGCTGCTCGACCGCTTTCGCGACCCGGCCGATCCGCTCAAGGTTCTCATCGTCACCTCGAAGCTCCTCACTGGCTTTGACGCCCCGATCCTCCAGACGATGTACCTGGACAAGCCGCTGCGCGACCACACGCTGCTCCAGGCCATCTGCCGCACGAACCGGCCCTACGGCGAGAGCAAGACGCACGGCCTCATCGTCGACTACCTCGGCGTGTTCGACGATGTAGCGCAGGCGATTCAGTTCGACGAGGAAGGCATCACACGAGTCATCAAGAACATCAGCGAGCTGATGAGCCGGCTGCCCGAGGCCGTCCAGAGATGCTTGGGCTACTTCGCTGGCGTGGACCGGACGGTGACAGGCTACGAGGGTCTCATCTCCGCGCAGGCGTGCCTGCCAGACAACGACGTCCGCGACCAGTTCGCGGCCGACTACAGCTACCTCGCTCGCCTGTGGGAGGCCATCTCACCGGACCCTGTGCTGACGGCACAGGAAGCGGACTATCGGTGGCTCACACAGGTGTACGAGTCGGTCAAGCCGTCCACTGGCACCGGCCGCCTGCTTTGGCACGCGCTGGGACCCAAGACCATCGAATTGATCCACGAGCACGTCCACGTGGATGCCGTGCGCGACGACCTCGAGACGCTGGTGCTCGATGCGGACCTGCTCGAGGCTGTGCTGGGCGGACCGGACCCAGGCAAGAAGGGCAAGGAGATCGAGATCAAGATCTCGCGCTGGCTGCGCAAGCGAGGGAATGACCCGCACTTCAAGGAACTGGGCGAGCGCCTCGAAGCGCTCAAGGCACGCCACGAGCAGGGACTCCTGACGAGCGTCGAATTCCTCAAAGAGTTGCTGAAGCTCGCGCGCGATGTGGTCTCAACAGAACGCAGCGCGCCGCCACTCGATCGGGAGGCCGAGGGCAAGGCCGCACTGACCGAGCTCTTCGAGGAGGCCAAGCACAAGGACACGCCCATCATCGTCGAGCGCGTCGTCAGCGACATCGACGAGATCGTGCGGGTCGTTCGTTTCCCCGGATGGCAGGCCACGCACGCCGGCGAACGCGAGGTGAAGCTGGCGCTGAGGAAGACGCTGTTCAAGTACCGGCTGCACCAAGATCAGGACTTGTTCGACCGGGCGTACCGGTACATCAGGGAGTACTACTGATGTCCGGGACGCTCGAGTTGACGCCCGAACGGGCCCGCATCTTCCGAATCACGCACATCGACAACGTGCCGTGGATTCTGGCTAATGGCCTGCACTGCGGTAGCTCGGATGTCTGCGACCCAGGATTCATTCAGATCGGTAACCCGGAGCTCATCACGAAGAGGACGACGAAGGCAGTTCCGATTCCGCCTGGAGGTACCCTTCACGACTACGTCCCGTTCTACTTCACGCCGTTTTCGCCGATGCTGTACAACATCAAGACCGGCTGGAACGGCATCACTGCTCGGCCGATGCGGGAGATCGTGATCCTCGTGTCGTCGCTCCGGGCGCTGACGGACAACGACGTGAGCTTCGTCTTCACCGACAGGCATGCGTATCTCGCAGCTGCGCAGTTCTCGTCCAGCCCTTCAGAACTCGCCGATCGAATCGATTGGGCGATTTTGCAGCAGCGCGATTTCGCCCGTGATCCCAACGATCCTGGCAAGTTCGAGCGGTACCAAGCCGAAGCGCTGGCGCACGGCCACGTGCCCCTGGCCGCAGTGACCGGAGTCGTGTGCCACGGTCCGGCGGAAGCCACGCATCTTCTTGGCCTGGTGCGGGATAATGGTGCTAGTCTCTCGGTCGTCTCCCGGCCGGGGTGGTTCTTCTGATGCTGCGCTACGCGAAAGGCAACCTGCTCGCGGCTCCCGCCGATGCACTCGTCAACACAGTGAACGAGGTCGGCGTGATGGGCAAAGGCATCGCCCTGATGTTCAAGGAGGGCTACCCAGAGGCGTCTGCCGAGTACGAGCGTGAGGCCAAGGCCGGGCGCATCAAGGTCGGAAGCGTGCTGGCGGTACCCAACCAGCGCCTGGTCGGCCCGCGGTGGATTGTCCACTTCCCGACCAAGAAGCACTGGCGGCACCCGTCGAAGCTGGAATGGGTCCGGACGGGCCTGCGCGACCTCGTTCGTGTCATTCACGAGAAGGACATCAAGTCTATCGCCCTGCCTCCCCTCGGTTGCGGCAACGGTGGGCTCGACTGGGAGCTCGTGAAGCGCGAAATCGAGGCGGCCGCGGCTGAAGTCCCCGACGTGGACATCCTTGTGTTCGCGCCAACGAACGAGTACCAGAACACCGCCAAACGCGAAGGGGTGGAGGACCTCACACCGGCCCGGGCACTCATCGCGGAGCTGGTGCGAAGGTACGCCGTGCTCGGGTTGGAGTGCACGAATCTTGAAGTACAGAAGCTTGCGTGGTTCCTCGACCGCTGGATTAAGAGCTTGGGCATCGAGGATCCGCTGAAGCTCGATTTTCAGGCGAACAGGTACGGGCCATACGCCGATCGACTCAGGCACCTTCTGAACGGCCTCGACGGCAGCTACCTGCACTGCCAGAAACGCCTCAGTGACGCCGGCCCACTGGACCTGATCTGGTTCGAGGATGCCAAGCGGGAACGCTTGGAAGCGTTCTTGGCCACGCCGGAGGCCGCGCCCTTCTTGCCGGCTCTTGAGCAAACGTCGGCGCTGATCGACGGCTTCGAGTCGCCGCTCGGCATGGAGTTGCTCGCAACCGTAGATTGGCTCTTGCAGAATGGCGCGGAGCCGACGACGCCTTCGGTCCGTGAGAGCCTTGTCGAGTGGCCGGGCGGTCGCGCAGCCGGTCAGCGAAAGCGGAAGCTCTTCGACAACAGACTCGTCGGGCTGGCGATTGAGCGGTTGGCCTCGTCGCGACTCTAGCGGCCAGCATACGCTGTCACGTGGACCACTGCTCCAAGTCATCGACCAGCTCCGGTAGTTGACCGGGGCGGTACAGCCGAATCGCTGGAGGCGTGAGCTCCCTCGCGGCAGATGCACCGATCTCCTGCCACTGTCTGTCTACCGCGATGAACCCGCCGATCGCCATTGCGGGTATCAGGTGGGCGACGTCGAAGCCATCGTTGTCCAGCCACGTGCGGCCGGGCGCTCGACGAGTAGCTTCCCGCCAAACGGCGTTGTGAACACGCAACACGCGTCCACTCGTTGGCGGTAGGGCAGGGTAAAGCCGGTCGCACGCTGATCGATCTCGTCGCTGCTCAGCCGCATCCGCTTCGGCACGCGTCCTCGCTGCCACCTTCAGGCGCGCGAGATGCGGGTCTGGCGCATCCGTCGACTGAGGTTCCGTCCACGCCAAGGGCGGCCCAGGTCAAAGAACTCGTCGTCAGTGAGGTTGTGCGGGTCGATGTCCGCTCTCAGAAGCTCGCCACATCTCTCCATCACGAAGCCCTCCAAGGCCTCCATCGACAGGTACGCCCCCAGTTCGTCTCTGCTCTCCCGCCCAGCCACCACCGACACCACCGGGTTGATCGGCAGCCAGTTCGAGCCGAGAGCTGAGAAGAATGCGGCGGCGCGAGTCCTGGCGTCACCTCGGACGGTGTCCAACTCCGTGAACCACGCGGATGATGTGAGCAGCGAGCTGCCCTGCGCGCGGATGGCAGCGACCAGTCGCGCTCGGAGTTCAGCGTTTCGGTCGTTGGAGAGTTCACGCACGGCCCATATATCGAGGAACAGCGCCGGACCGAAGAGGGCTGCTTCGGCTTCCAATCCGCCGTCTTCCTTCCTGACCTTCTTGATGCTCATGCCGCCCACTCCGCTACGCGTAGAAGTCCGGCAGTTCTCCTCCGGGGAGCGCCGAAGCAGCAGCAGGATACCGGGGAACGCACTCGGCTCCGTCGAAGAATGCAACTCCAGCTGCGTGCATCCCGGCGAACGCTGGATCCGTAGCTACAGCCGGCGCGGGAAGCCACCCATTCCGGTTGGCTTCGTAGGCAAGAAGCCAATGTTCAGAGCCTAGAGCCTGCGGATCGGCCGCCAACGTGGACCACTTCGTCTTGTCGATGCCGCCAGGGCCGAACAAGCCTTGTGACTCCGCGTACATGGCCAGCAGCGCCACAACGTCGTCGTCCATGCCACTGACGGCGTTGAGGGCATCGGCGCTCAAGGAGAGCTTCCACGCGCAGACCGCCCAGAGGGCCCAAGCCACCTCGCTGCCTTGCCCACGGGGAGCGTGGCGCAGCACGATACTTTCGCAGACCTCTGCCAGTGGCACCTTGCTGACGGCATTCCCTGTCGCCACGGAGACCTGGTGGAGCGTGCCGAGAACCGTTGGAAGCGTCGAGGAATCTGCGGATGCGGCGCCAAGTAGACAATTCTGGAACGTCCGCCAAGCTCCCGCACTCACGTCGAGCGACCGGACTCGCGCGACTGCATACTTGAGAACGGAATCTTCTGGGTATGAGGCCGCTGCGTCGAAGGCAAGGCTGAACAATGCTACGAGATCGTTGCGCTGGGCGGTCGGATGGCCAGAGTCTCGAAGCCGGAAGCGCGACACGTCAGACGCCCAGCGACCATCCAGAGCTTGCGGCAGCTCCTGTATCCCGGTCTTCCTTGGGTTGAGCGCCAGCTCGTACTCGGAAAGGACGCCCTGGATATCCGCTAGCACCTGTTCGCCGTCGCGGAGCGTCGCGAAAGGAAGCTCGTAGTCGTCGACGTAGCGGAACCCGCGAATGAGCCCCTTGCATCGAGTCACCAGGAGGTCGTCGGCAGCCGCAAGTACCATTTCGGCGACCACCAGCGATGCATCTGGCCCGATCGGCACGCCGTGCGTCTGGCCGTCGTTCATGGCGCTCAGCGCTTTATCGATCTTGTTGCCGAGCAAGTGCGCGCCCTTGTTCTTCGTCGTCAGCGCGGTCTTTGCCTGCTGCTTGCCGTGCAAGGCCCAGGGAACCGCGTGGGTATAGAGCGACGGGTAGAACTGGCTGATGTCCGTCTTCAGCAGGTACCGGGCGGCTCGCCTCCGAAGGGCCCGCAGCCGCGGCAACTCGGCGTAACGATAGCGGGGAACGATCGCCCGAGGACTGGACTTCATCACGTAGGGTCGGCTTGCCGACAGGCGATGGGTCCATGTCAGAGCCCTGATGGCTGTCCAGTTCGACACGAGCAGGTCAGCAAGGCGGTAGTACGAGAGCGGATTCGGGATGCCAAGCGGGCGACGAAGGCCACCAGGACGAGCGAGGTTGTGCCTGACGCAGCGCGTCCAGCGGGCCTTGCCCCACTGGCCCGCGTGAGCTGGCGCATAGGCCGCGAAGTCCGCCGTCTTGAACGGTGGGGGCAACTCGCGCGGGAAGTAGCCCTTCTCGAGCAACTCGGCGAGCGTCGCTGGACGTGGCGGCATCGGTTCTCCATGTTTCGGCCAGGGTGAATGGACGCATCAGCTTAGCCTGTCACGGTGGTAAGGAATATCGCCGGCGCTGCGTTCAACTTCTCAGGAGACATCAGGTGCCTCCCGAGGAGCCGAGACGATGTACTCGCCCGCGAGAGACCGTGCTCAGGAACGCATCAATGCCCTGAAGATGGGGTTCCGCTTCACGGAGCGGCAGGCGCGGTTCCTCGTGACAGTGCTCCAACACTCCGGCGTGTTCATGGGCCGGCACTACGCCGCCTTCGCTGGCATCACCCACGGACAGAAGGTCCACGACTTTCTGGAACGGCTGCTGGCCGCTCGGTTCGCCACGGCGTTTCGCGTCGGCCGCACCGGGCGCACGCGCATCTTCCACGTCCACCACAAGCCGCTCTACGCGGCGGTTGGCGACCCGGAGAACCGCAATCGGAAGCCCGTCGCGCTCGGCCGCGCCATCGAGCGGATGATGCTGCTCGACGCCGTGCTGGCCGAGCGTGAGTTCCTCTGGCTCGGCACCGAGCGCGACAAGTACGCGCACTTCGTGATGCTGCTGCAGGGGAGGCTCCAGAACGACGAGCTTCCGCGGCTGGTGTTCTTCAAGGACGCGCTCGATCAGACGGTCCGCTACTTCCCCGACAAGCTGCCGATCGGCGTAGAGCCAGAGACCGAGCGCCACGTGTTCGTGTTCCTCGCCGCCGACGGCTCGCCGATGGACTTCCGGCAGTTCCTGTTACGGCACGCGGAGCTGCTCAGGGCGCTCCGAAGCTGGACGATCCGCGTCCTGTTGCCGCGCGAACGGGCGGCCCTGCGAGACATCTACGTGGCGGCCGTCTACGACCAGCTCGCGCGTCCGCTGCCGCTCTCGTACCGGGACGATCTGCGCGCGAGTTGCGAGCGTCGGCGCGACGGACGACCACCAGGCCGGATCGGCATGGACCCGCCCACGTCGAGCGTCCGCATGCCGAGCGGGCCAGCCCTAACCGCGCTCTACCGCCGCTGGCTCGAGGTCGGCAATACCGTCGTGACCGATGTGACGTCGTCGATTATTGGCGACGCGCTCCAGAGCGGCCGAGGCACCGTCGAGTGCGTGGTCCTCTCGCACGCCTATGCCCATCTCTCCTCCCTGGCTGGCACGTCGTGACGGTAGACCATGAGGGGGATGAACTCCTGGGGCAGCTTCATCCCCCCGACCAGTTCGCACACGGAGCCGCGAATACGGAGGATGAGCCGATCTCCGTCGTCCTCACGCTACAAGAAGGCCCGCAGCTGCTGCAGGTTGCAGCGAACAGGCTGGACGCAACGCGGCGGCGTTCTTTGCCGCAGCCCATGACCCGCGCGCAGAACCGAGATGAAGACAGGGCGTGAGCGACCCCCCGATTTCAGCCGCTGGCCCGAAAGAGCCGCGGCCCCGGAGGGTCGCTCACGCCCCGCGTGTCGGGGAGCTGAGTGTGCGCGGCGTCGGGCCGCTGGAAGCAGGAGCGACGAGCCCGCATCGCGGGCCATGTGCTGGTCGCGTTCAGCGTGCGGCCGCTGCCGCCGAAGGATATGCGCGTCGTCTGTAAGGTTTGGCCCGCCGCCTGCGTTCATCTGAGTAGAGCCCGCTGACCGCAAGCAGACCACACGCACGCTCCGACACATGATTCTCGGGGCGTGCTCGGCGCGGTCAAGGCTCCGCTCGCTTCGCTCGCCGCGTGCGCGTCCCGCGCACATCCGCCCGACCACGCGGCCTTGACCGCACCTCCGCGCGCCCTGGTCTGGCACTTGTCGGAGCGCGCGGATGACTGCGTCCGGGCCGAGGACGCTCCTGTAAGGACGGACATCGCGTCCGTTCGCCGGCACGCGCAACGCGTCCCGGTCGATGTCGGCTCATCGCCGGCATCAGCGCTGACACCACACTGCCGGACGCTCAGCGCGTCCACTCACCGCAGCGCAACTTCCAATCCACGTCAACTGGCTTGCCCGCACCGCAGCACGCGGTGTGGGTCGGAGGTTCGCCATGAACGTTCAGTCGACCACGCGTGCACGCGCGGCCAACGACAACGACTGGCCCGTGCTCCTCACCGTCGACGAGGCCGCCGCGCTACTCCGCACGACCCGACGCGCGATGTACGCGATGGTCGAACGGCGCCAGTTGCCCGGCGTCGTCCGCATCCGTCGTCGGGTGCTCTTCCGCACGGAGGCACTGCTAGACTGGGTGGACCAGAAGTCCGCGCCATTGCCGAAGGAGTGAACGGCGATGAGCGTGAACATCAGACGGCATCCCCGCGGCGGTTGGGACGTGGACATCAGCGTCCTGCTTCCGTCCGGGGATCGGCATCGTGAACGGCGCAAGCTGGGCGCGAGCTGCTCGAAGACAACGGCCAGGGAGTGGGCCGAGCGGCGGGAGCGAGAGCTCCTGCTGACGGGCCCGAAGACACGGAAGGAGGTGCCGACGCTGGAAGCGTTCGCGCCGCGGTTCATCGAAGGCTACGCGCGCGCAAACCAACAGAAGCCGAGCGGGATCGCAGCCAAGCAGTCGATTCTGCGGTTGCACCTGATCTCGACGCTCGGTGCCCGATCGCTCGACGCGATCAGCAACGAGCAGGTGCAGCGGTTGAAGTTGGGCCTGCACGACAAGTCGCCGAAGACGGTCAACAACGTGCTGAGCGTTCTCAGCGTGCTGTTGAAGCAGGCGGTGGAATGGGGCGTGCTGGAGAAGATGCCCTGCTCGATTCGCCTGATGCGGGTGACGCGCACGGACGCCGCGTTTCACGACTTCGAGGCGTACGAGCGGTTGCTGGACGCGGCGCAAACGATCGACCCGCGCAGCTACCTGATCGCGCTCCTCGGTGGCGAAGCGGGACTACGGGCGGGCGAGATCGTGGCCCTCGAATGGGCCGACGTCGATCTCGAGCGACGGCAGATTCGGGTGCGGCACTCGGATTGGTGCGGTGAACTGACGGCGCCGAAGAACGGGCGCATTCGGTTCGTTGGGATGACCGAACGGTTGGCAGCGGCGATTCGCCAGCAGCGGCATCTCCGAAGCCGTCGCGTCCTCTGCAAGGACGACGGCACACCGCTCACGCGGCAAGGCGCTTGGTCACGTATTCGCTATGCGGCCAAGCGGGCAAAGGTGCCGACCGGCGTTCACATCCTGCGTCACACGTTCTGCTCGCACCTGGCGATGCAGGGCGCGCCGATGCGAGGCGTGCAGGAGCTCGTCGGACACCAGAGCCTGGCGATGACGCAGCGGTACTCGCACCTGACGCCGGCGTCGCTCGACTCGACGATCAGACTGCTCGACAACCGGCCGATCCGTCGCGCGGTTGGAGACAATCTGGAGACGCCAGAGGGTCGAAACTCGTAGGTTGTTCGGGTAGAACGGGTTAAGTGGCTGGGAGGCAGGGATTCGAACCCCGATACTCGCGTCCAGAGCGCGATGTCCTACCGTTGAACGACCTCCCAGCAGAGGACGGCAGGTGCCGAAGAACCCCCAGTGTAGCAACCCGGCGCGGTTCAGGGCAACCCGCTGGCCGGGGCGTACTCCCCGGGGGTGAAATCGACTGCCCATTCCGAGGATCGCGTAGGCTGACGCAGGGGGTGGAAGTGTCCGAAGAGCCCATGCCGCGGGTGCGCTATCAGGTGGCCTCGAGCCTCGACGGCTTCATCGCGGCAGAGGACGGCAACTACGACTGGATCCCGATGGATCCGGCCATCGACTTCGGCGCCTTGTTCGCACAGTTCGACACGCTCGTCATGGGTCGCAAGACGTTCGAGACGATGCAGGCCTACGAGGGTGGCGGCAGCGATGCGGGCGTGTACGGCAAGGAGACCTACGTCTTCTCCACGACGCTCGACGCGAATGCGCACCCGAACATTCACATGGTGCGCGGCGACATCACCGGCGTCATCGCCACGCTGCGCGCGCAGCGCGGCCGCAAGGACATCTGGCTGTTCGGCGGCGGCAACCTGTTCCGCCAGTGCATCGATCTCGGCCTGGTGGACTCGGTCGAAGTCGCCGTCGTGCCGGTGCTGCTCGGCTCGGGCATTCCGCTGCTCCCCAAGGGGTCGCGCGTGACGTTGGCGCTGACCGGACAACGGACGTACGAGGGAAGCGGGACGGTGCTGCTCGAGTACGCGGTTAAACGGTAAGCGCTCACGAACGGCATCCGGCAGGCGCGTCATCGCTTCTTCGCGGCGCGCTTCAGGACCGCACGCGTGGCGACCGGCCCTCGCAGATCGCGGCTCGCATCCTTCCCCACCCATCTGGCACCCGCGTCATCCGGCGCCGCCAGCCTGGTGGCCACGGCCAGTGCGGCGCGATGCAGCGCGGGACGGCGACGACCTGCCGTGCGCAGCGCCCAGCTGACGCCCTTGCGCACGAGATCGCGCGCATCGTCTGCAGCGGCTTCGATGAGCGGCAGCCGATCGAGAAAGCAGGCGTCAGGCGCTGCCTTGTCGTGTACGGCA
The nucleotide sequence above comes from Acidobacteriota bacterium. Encoded proteins:
- a CDS encoding HsdR family type I site-specific deoxyribonuclease; the encoded protein is MTAFNESNTVEAFIRDRLCGGVTHHTAVGTGLARHRGALSGLGWHLLASQNLGRLPQEVLVESQVRDALIRLNPEIAAQPDRADDVLYRLRAILMGVRGDGLVKANEEFTAWLAGERSMPFGKDGEHVTIRLIDLDDLEQNQYVVTTQYTVRAGATEKRADLVLIVNGVPLVVIEAKTPVRASQSWFDAATQIHDDYERNVPELFVPNVVSIATEGKEFRYGSIGLPLDLWGPWRIDADHDTPALTRIRDAVDSMLRPHVVLDLLANFTAYATDKKKRRIKIVARHQQYEATNQIVERVVAGHPKKGLIWHFQGSGKSLLMLFAARKLRLHSALKNPTVIIVVDRIDLDTQISSTFHAADTPNLVKGDSRAELQRLLTQDSRKIIIATIFKFAEAGGVLNERSNIIVMVDEAHRTQEGDLGRKMREALPNAFLFGLTGTPINRADRNTFYAFGAEEDAAGYMNRYGFEESIRDGATKPLHFEPRLLELHIDKPAIDEAFKELTGSLSDLDRDQLAKAAARMAVLVKAPERVQRICADIAKHFQEKVAPNGFGAQVVTFDRESCVAYKKALDEFLPPEISDIVMTVNSGEDDYSPWRRDRDAEEKLLDRFRDPADPLKVLIVTSKLLTGFDAPILQTMYLDKPLRDHTLLQAICRTNRPYGESKTHGLIVDYLGVFDDVAQAIQFDEEGITRVIKNISELMSRLPEAVQRCLGYFAGVDRTVTGYEGLISAQACLPDNDVRDQFAADYSYLARLWEAISPDPVLTAQEADYRWLTQVYESVKPSTGTGRLLWHALGPKTIELIHEHVHVDAVRDDLETLVLDADLLEAVLGGPDPGKKGKEIEIKISRWLRKRGNDPHFKELGERLEALKARHEQGLLTSVEFLKELLKLARDVVSTERSAPPLDREAEGKAALTELFEEAKHKDTPIIVERVVSDIDEIVRVVRFPGWQATHAGEREVKLALRKTLFKYRLHQDQDLFDRAYRYIREYY
- a CDS encoding DUF4433 domain-containing protein — translated: MSGTLELTPERARIFRITHIDNVPWILANGLHCGSSDVCDPGFIQIGNPELITKRTTKAVPIPPGGTLHDYVPFYFTPFSPMLYNIKTGWNGITARPMREIVILVSSLRALTDNDVSFVFTDRHAYLAAAQFSSSPSELADRIDWAILQQRDFARDPNDPGKFERYQAEALAHGHVPLAAVTGVVCHGPAEATHLLGLVRDNGASLSVVSRPGWFF
- a CDS encoding macro domain-containing protein — encoded protein: MLRYAKGNLLAAPADALVNTVNEVGVMGKGIALMFKEGYPEASAEYEREAKAGRIKVGSVLAVPNQRLVGPRWIVHFPTKKHWRHPSKLEWVRTGLRDLVRVIHEKDIKSIALPPLGCGNGGLDWELVKREIEAAAAEVPDVDILVFAPTNEYQNTAKREGVEDLTPARALIAELVRRYAVLGLECTNLEVQKLAWFLDRWIKSLGIEDPLKLDFQANRYGPYADRLRHLLNGLDGSYLHCQKRLSDAGPLDLIWFEDAKRERLEAFLATPEAAPFLPALEQTSALIDGFESPLGMELLATVDWLLQNGAEPTTPSVRESLVEWPGGRAAGQRKRKLFDNRLVGLAIERLASSRL
- a CDS encoding RNA-directed DNA polymerase, encoding MPPRPATLAELLEKGYFPRELPPPFKTADFAAYAPAHAGQWGKARWTRCVRHNLARPGGLRRPLGIPNPLSYYRLADLLVSNWTAIRALTWTHRLSASRPYVMKSSPRAIVPRYRYAELPRLRALRRRAARYLLKTDISQFYPSLYTHAVPWALHGKQQAKTALTTKNKGAHLLGNKIDKALSAMNDGQTHGVPIGPDASLVVAEMVLAAADDLLVTRCKGLIRGFRYVDDYELPFATLRDGEQVLADIQGVLSEYELALNPRKTGIQELPQALDGRWASDVSRFRLRDSGHPTAQRNDLVALFSLAFDAAASYPEDSVLKYAVARVRSLDVSAGAWRTFQNCLLGAASADSSTLPTVLGTLHQVSVATGNAVSKVPLAEVCESIVLRHAPRGQGSEVAWALWAVCAWKLSLSADALNAVSGMDDDVVALLAMYAESQGLFGPGGIDKTKWSTLAADPQALGSEHWLLAYEANRNGWLPAPAVATDPAFAGMHAAGVAFFDGAECVPRYPAAASALPGGELPDFYA
- a CDS encoding helix-turn-helix domain-containing protein codes for the protein MNVQSTTRARAANDNDWPVLLTVDEAAALLRTTRRAMYAMVERRQLPGVVRIRRRVLFRTEALLDWVDQKSAPLPKE
- a CDS encoding site-specific integrase is translated as MSVNIRRHPRGGWDVDISVLLPSGDRHRERRKLGASCSKTTAREWAERRERELLLTGPKTRKEVPTLEAFAPRFIEGYARANQQKPSGIAAKQSILRLHLISTLGARSLDAISNEQVQRLKLGLHDKSPKTVNNVLSVLSVLLKQAVEWGVLEKMPCSIRLMRVTRTDAAFHDFEAYERLLDAAQTIDPRSYLIALLGGEAGLRAGEIVALEWADVDLERRQIRVRHSDWCGELTAPKNGRIRFVGMTERLAAAIRQQRHLRSRRVLCKDDGTPLTRQGAWSRIRYAAKRAKVPTGVHILRHTFCSHLAMQGAPMRGVQELVGHQSLAMTQRYSHLTPASLDSTIRLLDNRPIRRAVGDNLETPEGRNS
- a CDS encoding dihydrofolate reductase, which translates into the protein MPRVRYQVASSLDGFIAAEDGNYDWIPMDPAIDFGALFAQFDTLVMGRKTFETMQAYEGGGSDAGVYGKETYVFSTTLDANAHPNIHMVRGDITGVIATLRAQRGRKDIWLFGGGNLFRQCIDLGLVDSVEVAVVPVLLGSGIPLLPKGSRVTLALTGQRTYEGSGTVLLEYAVKR